A genomic region of Spea bombifrons isolate aSpeBom1 chromosome 9, aSpeBom1.2.pri, whole genome shotgun sequence contains the following coding sequences:
- the PRUNE1 gene encoding exopolyphosphatase PRUNE1: MEHFLQGCKAALQEKHESLDFHIVLGNEACDLDSMVSAMTLAYFLAKTSSSKNLVHIPVLNIPREDFPLRTESTFFLKENGISQEILTFRDEIDIPSLYESGQLMLTLVDHNVLPSADSFMEDVVTEVIDHRALERRASMNCEVTSELVGSCTTLIAEKIIRAAPNILDRQLASLLRGTIVLDCVNMTPAAGKVTPKDSELVTTLESMFPSLPLRTEVFDSLQIAKFDVSGLTTEQMLRKDMKAITSRDLLLAISSIYISLEDFVHRANLESDLRAFCQRHGYNVLIAMAITFNSDNEPTRQIAVYSQREELRASVCTALEEAANPSLKLSLIPSDPCKTIVSYHQGNAIASRKKVLPILKDFLRKRDFGNRASQLMQSIQDTEKPKARFGFGEQATDEGLDDNDFTGEPGDRSNTPDVDVGEDFRGKGSNSGFKKQSDDGAEEENSFPPTPMNSLVEGCPLDRGLPKFTAEAILERFSRITAVDSEVKSSGGSK, translated from the exons ATGGAGCACTTTCTGCAGGGCTGTAAGGCTGCCTTACAG GAGAAGCATGAATCTCTGGACTTCCACATAGTTCTGGGCAATGAAGCCTGTGATTTGGACTCAATGGTGTCTGCGATGACCCTGGCTTACTTTCTAGCGAAG acCTCATCAAGCAAAAACCTGGTGCACATTCCGGTTCTCAATATCCCCCGGGAAGACTTCCCTCTGAGGACAGAGAGCACCTTCTTTCTGAAGGAGAACGGAATTTCACAGGAGATCCTGACCTTTAGGGATGAGATCGACATTCCGAGTCTGTATGAGTCCGGTCAGCTTATGCTCACCCTGGTGGATCACAATGTTTTACCCAG TGCTGACTCTTTCATGGAGGATGTAGTGACAGAGGTTATCGATCACCGTGCTCTGGAGAGAAGAGCTTCAATGAATTGTGAGGTCACCTCTGAACTGGTGGGGTCCTGCACGACCCTGATAGCAGAAAAGATCATCCGGGCCGCCCCAAATATCTTGGACAGACAGCTGGCATCTTTGTTACGTG GAACGATTGTTCTTGATTGCGTTAACATGACACCTGCGGCTGGTAAAGTGACCCCAAAAGACAGTGAACTTGTCACAACGCTGGAATCCATGTTCCCCAGTCTTCCATTAAGGACTGAAGTGTTTGATTCACTACAGATAGCCAAGTTTGACGTGTCAG GTCTGACCACAGAACAGATGCTGAGAAAAGACATGAAAGCCATAACGAGCCGTGACCTCCTCCTCGCCATCAGCTCCATCTACATTAGCCTGGAG GATTTTGTGCACAGGGCCAACCTGGAGTCTGACCTACGAGCATTTTGCCAGAGGCACGGTTACAACGTTTTAATAGCCATGGCTATAACTTTCAATAGTGACAATGAACCCACAAGACAGATAGCCGTGTACAGTCAGCGGGAAGAGCTCCGAGCGTCG gtATGTACAGCTTTGGAGGAAGCCGCAAACCCCTCTCTTAAACTATCCCTAATTCCATCTGATCCTTGTAAGACCATTGTCTCTTACCACCAAGGCAACGCCATCGCGTCTCGGAAAAAAGTCCTGCCGATTCTCAAAGATTTTCTCAGGAAGAGAGACTTCGGGAACAGAGCATCTCAACTCATGCAGTCGATTCAAGATACCGAAAAGCCAAAAGCCCGTTTTGGCTTTGGAGAACAAGCGACCGACGAAGGCTTGGATGACAATGACTTCACCGGGGAACCTGGAGACCGCTCGAACACTCCTGATGTTGACGTTGGAGAGGACTTCAGGGGCAAAGGATCGAATTCTGGCTTCAAGAAACAATCAGATGATGGAGCAGAAGAGGAGAACTCCTTCCCGCCAACACCCATGAACAGTCTTGTAGAAGGGTGCCCCTTGGACAGAGGACTTCCTAAATTTACAGCAGAAGCAATACTGGAAAGATTCAGCCGGATCACTGCGGTAGATTCTGAAGTCAAATCATCCGGAGGGTCCAAGTGA